ATTCGAGCGGGAGGTCTTCAGGTCGGACGTCGGAGGGGGGCTGATCGCGGAAAAAAATCTCGATACGTTCGTCGGGGCCAACCTTATAGGACTTCTTGGGCACTTTGCCCTGCACGAACACAAGGCCGGCGTCAATCAGTTCATGGACCTTATGCCGGGAGATCGACGGGAGTGCCTGCTGAAGGAAGCGGTCAATCCGCACCCGTTGTTGTGCCGGGGCGGTCGTCAGAAGGAAGGGAGCCGGGTTGGCTGGAGGATTGGGCATTACGTTGGGAATTACTTGTAGATTCTCCGTTACTGGAGTTGTCTGCCCAGGATGATGGCTCTTCAGCGCCGGAAAGTCCGGCGGCAGGGGTGAGGGCTGGCCGTTCCTCAACTTTGCGCTGTCCGAAAAGGACAATAATGGCCAGAATGACAATGCCAACGGTGACGCAGGAATCGGCCACGTTAAACACGGCAAACCGTTCCATGATGAAATCCGGCATGTCGACGTCCACGAAGTCTGTGACCTGACTGAACAGAAGCCGGTCGATGGAGTTGCCAATGGCTCCGGCCAGAAACAGCATGACCGGCCAGCGCAAGGCATCTTTGTGACGCGCGAGCCGGTACAGATAGACGGTCAGGATCACCGCGGCCAGCCAGCCGAAAATCAGCAGCGAGCGAATGCCGAAGATCTCGAGACCAAAGGCTATTCCGGGGTTCAGGACATACGTGAGCCGGACGAGGCTCTCACCGATAAGTGGGACCGGGTGCCCAAGCTGCAGGTATTCCCGAACGAGAATCTTGGTTACCTGATCAAGGGTCACCAGAGCCACGACTCCGGCGAACCACGGCCAGACTTTGGCGCGTGCGGATGTTTCCCCGGGGGTTAACAACGAATCCGAAGAGGGAGTGATCATTCGGGCGGGGTATTGTCTTCTTCGTGCTTCTTCTTGGCCGCGATGGAGAGCCGGGCGTGGGGAATCGCCTCAAGGCGCTTGAATTCGATGGGGTCGCCGGTTTCCTGACAGTACCCGTAGGTTCCAGCCTCAATCCGTTCGATGGCCTGATCCAGAAGCCGCAGCATTTTGCCCTCACGGCTGGCGAACAGGAACGCTTTTTCCCGCTCCTGAGCGTCCGTCCCCTGGTCCGCCATGTGATAACTATAGGTGGAATTGTCGCCGGAATACTGATCAATAGTGGAGTCCATTGATGTTTCACGGAGATAATTCAGCTCGCGGAGAATATCCTTGCGCCTGCGCATGATAATATCGCGGAAGTACTCTTTCCATTCGGGAGAGTAGAACTGCGGCTTTTCTCCGGAGGGCCAGTTACCCTGCGGGGTCGGAGGCGGGCTGTTTTTTGCCGATTTGGCTTTGTTCGCGGGTTTTGCCGACATGGCGCTTCCGTTATGGTTCGGTACCGTTTTCTGTCTTTAACACTCTGAACTGCGATGGATGGAAACGGTCAAGGAATGTCCGTTCGAATCCAGTTTCACACCGTCTACAACATCTTTAAACTCAAACCGGCGGGCCAAAGTTTCGCGACACACGTAGTCGCGATAGGCCTTCAAGGCGTCATTCAGCCGCGGAGATTCGGTCGACAGTTCCACCGTGATGCGGTCGGTGATGTCGAAGCCCGACTGCTTGCGGAGGTTCTGAATGTGGTGAACCACTTCCCGAGCCAGGCCTTCGGCTTCCAGCTCCTCGGTGACTTCCGTGTCGAGCGCGACGGTCATGTAGCCATCGGATTTGAGGGCCAGACCGGGACGCTCGGTGCGGCGAATGAGCATGTCATCGCGCGTCAGGTCGAACTCTTCGAACTGGAACGTTCCACCCATTTCAATCGCCTGAATCTGTTCATCAGACAGGGCAGCAATTGCCTTTGCGACGTACTGCATACGACCTCCGACCCGTTTGCCGAGCACCTTGAAGTTGGCGGTGACGCTGCGAGTCACAAGGTCCCTGTCATCGTGCCGCAGTTTCACCGATTTTACATTTAATTCATCGGCGATAATCTGCAAGAACGGTGCCAGTTCTTCTTCGGTGGAGGCATCCGGGACCACCCAGACCATGCTGGCAAGTGGCTGTCGGACTTTGAGGTTACGCTCCTGGCGTAGGGCGCGGGCAAGGGTCAAGGCTTCCATCACGCGGTCCATCTGTGTTTCGAGCGTGGTGTCCCGTTTGGTGGTATCGGAGACCGGGAAGGATGCAAGATGCACGCTCTGAGGTGCAGCGGGGTTCAGGCCGCGCACGAGATTCTGATAGATGTGCTCGCTCAGGAAGGGCAGGAAGGGGGCCAGCACATGGGTCAGCCCGGACAGGATCTCGTAGAGCGTGGCGTAGGCCGTGGCCTTGTCGGTGTCACTTTCGGACTTCCAGAAGCGGCGGCGCGAGCGGCGGATGTACCAGTTGGTCAGCAAGTCGAGGAAATGCGAAATCGCCGTGGCCGCCGTGGCGACGTCGTAGATCTCCAGCGCCGCGGTGACATCGGCCACCATGCGGTGATATTCGGAGACGATCCAGCGGTCCATCAGCGTGGGCCTGGTGCTGCCCGTGGCTCCCGGCTGATAGTTGTCGATCAGCGCATAGGTCACGAAGAACGAATAGGAATTCCAGTAGGGCAGAATGACGGCGCGGATCGCGTCGCCGATCTCCTCCTCGCCGAAGCGCTTGGCGTTCCACGGATTGCTCGAATAGAAGATCCAGCGCACGGGATCGGCGCCGAATTTATCGAACAGACCCAAGGGATCCACGACATTGCCGACGGACTTGGACATCTTACGGCCTTCGTGGTCGAGCACCAGTTCGGTGCAGATCACGTTCTTGTAGGAGGACCAGTTGCGGGGATCGGACCAGTAGCGTTCATCGGCGGCATTGCCGGATCTCTTTGCCTTTTCGAGCTGCGCCTTGGATATCAGGCAGGACGTGGCGAGCAGGGTGTAGAACCAGCCACGGGTCTGGTCGAGGCCTTCACAGATGAAGTCCGCCGGATATTGCGCGCGGAACTGTTCACTGCTGCCGGGCTCGGCGGGAAAACCGAACTGTCCCCAGGGCATGAGGCCGGCATTGAACCAACTGTCGAGCACGAAGTTCTCGCGGAACATGTCGCGGCCAGCGGAACTTTTCAGCACGATCTGGTCAATCTGCGGCTTGTGGGCATCGAAGTCAGGGGGCAGCGTGCCGCCGGACTTCTTGACCAGAGCTTCAAGCTCGGCCATGCTCTCGATACAGACGGATTCGCTGCCATCCTCGGTCTGCCAGACGGGAAGCGGGCTTCCCCAGTAGCGCTCGCGGGTGACGTTCCAATCGGAAATATTTTCCAGCCAGTTGCCGAAGCGGCCATCGCGGATATGCTCCGGTTTCCAGCCGATGAGGCTGTTGGCTTCGAGCATCATGTCGCGCAGCGCGGTCATGCGGATGAACCAGGCGGGGCGGGGGAAATACATCAGCGGCATGCCCGTGCGGTAGTCGAACGGGTAGCTGTGAGTGTACTTCTCTTTGCCGATCAGCAGATTCTTTGCTTTGAGGGCCTTGAGGATGTCGACATCAAGACCTTCCTCGCGGAACCAGCGCCCGGCGAAGGGCGTCACGAAGTCGGCGACGCGGCCATCGCTGTTGACGGCCAGCACCAGCGGCACGCCGTTCTTGCGCAGGATGCGGAAGTCATCTTCGCCATAATAGGCCAGATGGACAAGTCCCGTACCGTCTTCGGTGGTCACATACTCATCGGCGATAACGCGCATGGCGGTTTCATGATCGGCGGGCAGCCACTCCCACATGGGCTCGTAGGGCATTCCCGCAAGCTCTCGGCCCAGATGATGTCCGACCAGATGGTGCTTGCCGAGCATCGGCGCGATGGCGTGATGCCTTGCCTGAGCGAGAATCAGTTTGTCGCCGGACCTGCCTGCTTCGCAATCTTCCAGCAGTTCTACCGTCACATACTCAATGTCGGGGCCGACGGCGACTGCGAGATTGGATAGCAGCGTCCACGGAGTCGTGGTCCATGCGGTGAGATAGGTATTGGCTTCGCCCTTGACGCGGAATTTCACATAGAGCGTGAGGTCGGTGACATCCTGATAGCCCTGCGCGACTTCGAAATTGGAAAGGGTTGTTCCTGTGCGCGGGGAGTAGGCCATCACGCGGTAATCGCGATACAGGTAACGAGGAGACTGCTCCAGTTTGAGGGCGCGCTCCCGGGCTTCGCCCTGCAGCTCGAGATCCCATGCCTGCTTGAGTGTCCACCAATCGGACTGAATGTAGTACGGCTGATAGGTGGCGTAGGCGTGCTCGAGATCCACGAAGCGGCCCAGTTTGCTGATGGCCGTTTCCCAGAGTTCCTTGTAGCGGAAGACGGTTTTGCGGCACTCGTCGATGAAGCGCTGCTCGCCGATCTTTTCCGCAATTTCAGCCTTGGAAGAAATGCCCAATGCCTTTTCGGCGGTCATCTCCACGGGCAGGCCGTGGGTATCCCACCCGGCTTTGCGCAGCACGCGGAAGCCCTGCATGGTCTTGAAGCGCGGCCACAGATCCTTGAGGGCTGACTGCATCATATGCCCGACGTGGGGCACGCCGTTGGTTCCGGGAGGGCCGTCGTAAAATACGAAATCTCCGAGGGGCGCGGGCTTGGCGACCGACTGCTCGAAAATGTGTTCCTGCTTCCAGAAGGCCAGCAGTTCACGGTCAATGGCCGGCAGATCTAATTTATTGGGAATCGGTTTCAGCATGTATCTTCGGATCAGGAAACGTTATGGGCGTGTTCGGCCACGACGAAATTCGTGTCCGGCAGCGTCGGTCCGGTGCTGCGGCCATCGGGAAGCAAGCTGTAGCGGCGCGCGATGTCATCGCCGGCGCTGTGCTCGAGAAGAGTGAAGCCGTGTTCACGCAGGAACGGCTCGACGCGGTCCTCGGCGAGAAAGAAGAGAAACGGTTCGCCGGTATAGTGGGTTTTACGTTCTTTGGACATATAGTCGAAGCAGAGCAGACTGCCGGACGCCGAATGAGTGCCCACGAAATCGAGCGTGGCGCGGGCGGTGGCTTCGGGGAGATAATAGGTGACGCCTTCCCAGATGAAGAGCGTGCGGGCGCGAGAGTTGAAGCCTGCGCGGCGCAGCACGTCATCGAGCGCGCCTTCTTTGAAATCGGTTTCGGCGAAGGTGACCCGCTCTGGCACCGGGATGCCGGCGAGTTCGAGTTGGCGGCGCTTGCGCTGTTGCGTGGCGGGCGCATCGAGTTCAAAGACCCGGGTTCCCCCAAGTCGGTCGCGGAAACGGTAGGCGCGGCTGTCGTAACCGGCGCCGAGGAAAACAATCTGTGAAAAGCCGTCGGTCAGTGCGCGGGTGAAGACTCCATCCAGCCACACGGTGCGGGCATGGAGAAAGTGGTAGAGCGGCGGCGTGACCATGGTTTTGATGTGCTCGCGCGAGGCGCGGTCGATCACCGCCTTGCGCGAGTCTTCATTCAGGAAGATCTCTGCAAGGGTGTCCGGACCCCTCACATCGTCGCCGTCCTCGTGCGCGGCCATGGCGCGGCAAATGGCAACATTAAACGCGCTCTCCGAAGGCTGATTCTGCACCGACAGCTTCTGCGCATCGGCCGGGCGGGACATGAGGCCCAGCACATTGCCGAAGGGGTCGGCGACCCGGGCATGCTGCACGTCGTTGCGGGTGATAATCTCCGCGCGTGTGGTCGCGCCGAGCGCAAGGAGTCGCTGATACGCTGCTTCAATATCGTCCACTTCCCAGGAGACCACGGCCCAATCATCCGGCTGCGGCGCGGGGCCGGCGGACGGTACAAGCATAAGCCCGCATTCGCCCACGGTAAAGATCACCGCAAACGGCGCATTGAACACCGGTTCTCTGCCGAGCACTTGGGTATACCACTCCCGGGCCTTATTCAGGTCGGTGACATGATAGGTGACGTGCTTGAGGGAGAGGAACATTTACGGTTAGTCTTCCGGTGGGACGAGCGGCTCGATGAGATGAATCAAATTTGGGACATCGGTGGTCGAGAACACCCATGCGAAGGGCTTGTCCAAATTGAAATGCTCATCCTGCATTCGCTCATGCAGCCCCGCAAGCTTTGTCCAGTCTATTCTTGGCTCACGCGATCGAGTTGCATCGGTCAGCGTGGCGGCCCGTCTGGAAATCTGTGACATACAGAAGGCGATGGCATCGGGCGATGGTGAATCTTCGGACTCAAAGGACTCAACGGTTGCACCCTCCGCGAATCTCCTGATGTCACGGGCGTAGAAAAGAATGTCGAGCAATCGCGCATCATCCTTCGTAAACCGCTTGTCACCTTCGAGGATAAGCTTCCGTCGGATGTAATTTGGGCTTTCTTCGACCGCCTTGCGCTCAACAATGTCTACTTTGCGACCGAATATGGCCGCAAGTTCCTCGTCCATCTGCATCAGATCGGAAAGCGTACGATGACTGTCCGGCGCATATGTCACCAGAATATCCACATCGCTGTCCGGTCGGAAGTCCTCGCGGATCACAGAGCCGAAGAACTCGTAGCTCGTGATCTTCCACTTGGCGAGGAAGGCAGAGAGGTCTATGGCGAGGACTGCGTTTGCTTGGCTTGCAACTGTGTTTGCCATAACTCGTTGAACTCTGGAATGAAGAACGGGCCGAGGGCAAAGTTGGTCAACGTACTGTGCTCAGTTCGATCGAAGTACGCCTTAAGATTCGCGAGTCCGCTGCGGCATAAACCTTGTACGAAGAGTTCCGGATATGAAAGCTCCCAAGGTCCATCCGAGCGGAGGTACCAATAGGCGGGCGAGTCGTCCTTCCAATCCACGCCCTGAAACTCGGGGCCGCGCGATCTCAGCTCATGGACTAGGTTGCAGCGCAACTCATATAGCAGGCTAACGTGCCGCATGTCGTCCAACGTTCTGCGATTGACGGTTTCTTGAAAACCGGAACAACTTATCGGCCACAATGGTGCAAGTTCGCTGCAAAGCGGATCGGCATCGAGATCCAGAGCACCTCCCGAAGGTAACCACTTTCCCAGACGTGATCTTACTTCGGAAAGCAATTTGTCAAAATTGGGAGACGGATTCGCCTCCAAGACCACCAAGAGGTGCGGCAGACTGACTCGTTCACAATCTCCCCACGCGCAATAGGTGGATACAAACCGCGTGAACCGTTTTCGGACCGACTTCTCACCAGAGAACGCAACAGCCGACAGCGTATCCAACATGCTCATCCAAATCAGCTTCTTTAGCACCGCATCGCGTCTTCCGAAGACACAATTCGGGTCACCAACATCGATGATAAGTCCATCGAAGATGTCAAAGAACCTACTGGCCGGTATAGTTGAATTCGTCATTTCGTTTGCTCAAAGCACCTGCGTCGCTTGAAGGCCGCTACTGATCTGGGTTCTTATCTACATCCTCTCTATCACACCCTTCATGATGGCGGTCATCTTGGGTTCGGCTTCGGCGGCGGTTTTCAGGATGTGGTCGATATTGGCGACCTTCAGGCAGTCGGCGAAGCCTTCATCGGTGACGATGGACATGCCGAAGACTTCCATGTCCGCATGGCGGGCGACGATGCACTCGGGGACGCTGGACATGCCCACCACGTCCGCGCCGAGTGCGCGAATCATGCGGTATTCCGCGCGGGTCTCCAGATTGGGGCCGCTGACGGCCAGATAGGTTCCGCGGCGCAGCCAGACCTTCAGATCCATCGCCACCTGCTCGGCGATGGCAATCAGCCGGCGGCTGTAGGGCTCGCTCATGTCGGGGAAACGTGGGCCCAGATCGTCATGATTGGGGCCGATGAGCGGATTGTCACCCAGCAGATTGATGTGATCGTCCATGATCATCAGATCGCCGGCGCGGTAGAGCGGATTGACGCAGCCGCAGGCATTGGAGATCAGCAGCACCTTGACGCCGAGGGCCTTCATCACGCGCACGGGATAGGTGATCTGCTGCATGGTGTAGCCTTCATAATAATGAAAGCGGCCCTGCATGGCCATCACCGATTTGCCCGCCAGTTTGCCGAAGTGCAATTTACCCGCGTGGGTCTCGACGGTGGAATGCACGAAGTTCGGGATCTGCTCGTAGGGAATGACCGCGTCGCTATTGATTTCTTTGGCCAGACCTCCCAGCCCGGTGCCGAGAATAATTCCGATTTCGGGGGGAGTCTTGATGTGCGGGGTCAGGGCGGCGACGGTTTCAGCGAGTTGCGTTTTCAATTGAGTCATGGGGCATTTCGGGCGATTGTTCCTCGAGCAGGTCGAGCAGTTCAGTCTGAGCT
The sequence above is a segment of the bacterium genome. Coding sequences within it:
- the lspA gene encoding signal peptidase II yields the protein MITPSSDSLLTPGETSARAKVWPWFAGVVALVTLDQVTKILVREYLQLGHPVPLIGESLVRLTYVLNPGIAFGLEIFGIRSLLIFGWLAAVILTVYLYRLARHKDALRWPVMLFLAGAIGNSIDRLLFSQVTDFVDVDMPDFIMERFAVFNVADSCVTVGIVILAIIVLFGQRKVEERPALTPAAGLSGAEEPSSWADNSSNGESTSNSQRNAQSSSQPGSLPSDDRPGTTTGAD
- a CDS encoding TraR/DksA family transcriptional regulator, translated to MSAKPANKAKSAKNSPPPTPQGNWPSGEKPQFYSPEWKEYFRDIIMRRRKDILRELNYLRETSMDSTIDQYSGDNSTYSYHMADQGTDAQEREKAFLFASREGKMLRLLDQAIERIEAGTYGYCQETGDPIEFKRLEAIPHARLSIAAKKKHEEDNTPPE
- a CDS encoding class I tRNA ligase family protein — its product is MLKPIPNKLDLPAIDRELLAFWKQEHIFEQSVAKPAPLGDFVFYDGPPGTNGVPHVGHMMQSALKDLWPRFKTMQGFRVLRKAGWDTHGLPVEMTAEKALGISSKAEIAEKIGEQRFIDECRKTVFRYKELWETAISKLGRFVDLEHAYATYQPYYIQSDWWTLKQAWDLELQGEARERALKLEQSPRYLYRDYRVMAYSPRTGTTLSNFEVAQGYQDVTDLTLYVKFRVKGEANTYLTAWTTTPWTLLSNLAVAVGPDIEYVTVELLEDCEAGRSGDKLILAQARHHAIAPMLGKHHLVGHHLGRELAGMPYEPMWEWLPADHETAMRVIADEYVTTEDGTGLVHLAYYGEDDFRILRKNGVPLVLAVNSDGRVADFVTPFAGRWFREEGLDVDILKALKAKNLLIGKEKYTHSYPFDYRTGMPLMYFPRPAWFIRMTALRDMMLEANSLIGWKPEHIRDGRFGNWLENISDWNVTRERYWGSPLPVWQTEDGSESVCIESMAELEALVKKSGGTLPPDFDAHKPQIDQIVLKSSAGRDMFRENFVLDSWFNAGLMPWGQFGFPAEPGSSEQFRAQYPADFICEGLDQTRGWFYTLLATSCLISKAQLEKAKRSGNAADERYWSDPRNWSSYKNVICTELVLDHEGRKMSKSVGNVVDPLGLFDKFGADPVRWIFYSSNPWNAKRFGEEEIGDAIRAVILPYWNSYSFFVTYALIDNYQPGATGSTRPTLMDRWIVSEYHRMVADVTAALEIYDVATAATAISHFLDLLTNWYIRRSRRRFWKSESDTDKATAYATLYEILSGLTHVLAPFLPFLSEHIYQNLVRGLNPAAPQSVHLASFPVSDTTKRDTTLETQMDRVMEALTLARALRQERNLKVRQPLASMVWVVPDASTEEELAPFLQIIADELNVKSVKLRHDDRDLVTRSVTANFKVLGKRVGGRMQYVAKAIAALSDEQIQAIEMGGTFQFEEFDLTRDDMLIRRTERPGLALKSDGYMTVALDTEVTEELEAEGLAREVVHHIQNLRKQSGFDITDRITVELSTESPRLNDALKAYRDYVCRETLARRFEFKDVVDGVKLDSNGHSLTVSIHRSSEC
- a CDS encoding SAM-dependent methyltransferase: MFLSLKHVTYHVTDLNKAREWYTQVLGREPVFNAPFAVIFTVGECGLMLVPSAGPAPQPDDWAVVSWEVDDIEAAYQRLLALGATTRAEIITRNDVQHARVADPFGNVLGLMSRPADAQKLSVQNQPSESAFNVAICRAMAAHEDGDDVRGPDTLAEIFLNEDSRKAVIDRASREHIKTMVTPPLYHFLHARTVWLDGVFTRALTDGFSQIVFLGAGYDSRAYRFRDRLGGTRVFELDAPATQQRKRRQLELAGIPVPERVTFAETDFKEGALDDVLRRAGFNSRARTLFIWEGVTYYLPEATARATLDFVGTHSASGSLLCFDYMSKERKTHYTGEPFLFFLAEDRVEPFLREHGFTLLEHSAGDDIARRYSLLPDGRSTGPTLPDTNFVVAEHAHNVS
- a CDS encoding nucleotidyltransferase domain-containing protein, yielding MANTVASQANAVLAIDLSAFLAKWKITSYEFFGSVIREDFRPDSDVDILVTYAPDSHRTLSDLMQMDEELAAIFGRKVDIVERKAVEESPNYIRRKLILEGDKRFTKDDARLLDILFYARDIRRFAEGATVESFESEDSPSPDAIAFCMSQISRRAATLTDATRSREPRIDWTKLAGLHERMQDEHFNLDKPFAWVFSTTDVPNLIHLIEPLVPPED
- a CDS encoding purine-nucleoside phosphorylase — translated: MTQLKTQLAETVAALTPHIKTPPEIGIILGTGLGGLAKEINSDAVIPYEQIPNFVHSTVETHAGKLHFGKLAGKSVMAMQGRFHYYEGYTMQQITYPVRVMKALGVKVLLISNACGCVNPLYRAGDLMIMDDHINLLGDNPLIGPNHDDLGPRFPDMSEPYSRRLIAIAEQVAMDLKVWLRRGTYLAVSGPNLETRAEYRMIRALGADVVGMSSVPECIVARHADMEVFGMSIVTDEGFADCLKVANIDHILKTAAEAEPKMTAIMKGVIERM